In Vitis riparia cultivar Riparia Gloire de Montpellier isolate 1030 chromosome 19, EGFV_Vit.rip_1.0, whole genome shotgun sequence, the following proteins share a genomic window:
- the LOC117908067 gene encoding uncharacterized protein LOC117908067 isoform X2 translates to MHVKVAQRCFQSKMDSSSFGWVYCGSHNFSAAAWGRPISNPFGIKTTGTHKADSCFDQRLHICNYELGIIFIFPPSATKGNGNQSSTNLDDVVLPFVMPAPKYGPRDRPATTQAMTEALAELTEQEHEKLVAATNTEEMIEEELPDEEEAVEVTDHVAEEKEEEKAYAELLWSQVESSQSC, encoded by the coding sequence GTGGCACAAAGATGCTTTCAGTCAAAAATGGAttcatcttcctttgggtgGGTCTATTGTGGGTCACATAACTTCAGTGCAGCTGCTTGGGGACGTCCAATTTCCAATCCTTTTGGAATAAAAACAACTGGAACTCACAAAGCTGACTCTTGCTTCGATCAGAGGCTTCACATTTGTAACTATGAACTTGggatcattttcattttcccccCATCAGCTACAAAAGGTAACGGCAACCAAAGTAGTACAAACTTGGATGATGTGGTTTTGCCGTTTGTCATGCCTGCCCCAAAATATGGCCCCAGAGATAGACCTGCAACAACTCAAGCCATGACAGAGGCATTAGCTGAACTTACTGAGCAAGAGCATGAAAAACTTGTAGCAGCAACAAATACTGAAGAAATGATAGAAGAGGAGCTCCCAGATGAGGAAGAGGCAGTAGAGGTAACTGACCATGTTGCAGAggagaaggaagaagagaagGCTTATGCTGAGCTGCTGTGGAGTCAGGTTGAGTCATCTCAAAGCTGTTGA
- the LOC117908067 gene encoding uncharacterized protein LOC117908067 isoform X1 encodes MSSMLSEQVAQRCFQSKMDSSSFGWVYCGSHNFSAAAWGRPISNPFGIKTTGTHKADSCFDQRLHICNYELGIIFIFPPSATKGNGNQSSTNLDDVVLPFVMPAPKYGPRDRPATTQAMTEALAELTEQEHEKLVAATNTEEMIEEELPDEEEAVEVTDHVAEEKEEEKAYAELLWSQVESSQSC; translated from the coding sequence CATGCTTTCTGAGCAGGTGGCACAAAGATGCTTTCAGTCAAAAATGGAttcatcttcctttgggtgGGTCTATTGTGGGTCACATAACTTCAGTGCAGCTGCTTGGGGACGTCCAATTTCCAATCCTTTTGGAATAAAAACAACTGGAACTCACAAAGCTGACTCTTGCTTCGATCAGAGGCTTCACATTTGTAACTATGAACTTGggatcattttcattttcccccCATCAGCTACAAAAGGTAACGGCAACCAAAGTAGTACAAACTTGGATGATGTGGTTTTGCCGTTTGTCATGCCTGCCCCAAAATATGGCCCCAGAGATAGACCTGCAACAACTCAAGCCATGACAGAGGCATTAGCTGAACTTACTGAGCAAGAGCATGAAAAACTTGTAGCAGCAACAAATACTGAAGAAATGATAGAAGAGGAGCTCCCAGATGAGGAAGAGGCAGTAGAGGTAACTGACCATGTTGCAGAggagaaggaagaagagaagGCTTATGCTGAGCTGCTGTGGAGTCAGGTTGAGTCATCTCAAAGCTGTTGA